Part of the Polyangiaceae bacterium genome, GAGTCCAGGCCGAGAACGCCAGGTGGGCGTCGGCGTTCGCCATCTCGATGGCGTCCACGTCGGTCACGCGGAAGTCCGGCGCCGTCCACTGCGACACCAGCTGGGTCACGTCGGCGGTGGACTGGTAGTAGTACCAGTCCGGGTGTTGGGTAAAGCCGTAGAAGGTGGTCCAAGAGTCGTCGGCGGTGATCACCGTCGGCACGCCGCCCGCGTGATCGACGGTGACCGTGGTGTCGGCCTTCGTGCCCGAGTGCAGCGCGCCCCAGTAGAGGCGCGCGTACTGCACTTTGGCACCAGCGGGCAGCTCGAGCGTGGCGCTGGTGCGCGCCTTGTTCGGCAGGATGGCGTTGCTCGCGACGTTGTCGCGCCAGTAGAGATCGGGCGCCGTGTCCGCCACGTTCGCCACGCCGCTGCACGAGACCTTCGCGCCCGCCGGCGCCGCCGGCATCCCTGCCGCGCAGTCGAAGGCCAGGGTCGAGCCGATGACCACCGCGTCGCCCTGCAGATCCGCCTGGTGGCGCAGCTTGGGCGGGTGCTCGGGGGTGGCGGCAGCGGCGACGGGGGCCGCGGTCAGGAAAGCCAGGATCGAAGCGATGCGGGCGCGGAACATGGGGTCCTCCGCCCAGCCGTGTAGCAAGCTGTGTGCCGATGTAGGTGTACGGGGCACACCCAGAAAAACCCCGAGTATTTCACCGCTCGGGGGTGGCGACGCGCCAGGCGCCGGTGGCGATCGCCAACCGCGGGTTGGCAACGCGGGGGTGCGCTCTCGACCCGCACCCGCACCCGCACCCGCGCCCGGACCCGGGCGTTGGGCGGGCAGATTCGGGTGCGGGCGGGGGTGCGGGTGCGGGGTCGGCCGACCGGAACGCGATGCCGATCAGCCATCGCGCAGGGCACGGCAGAGCTTCACGAGCATCGCGACAAAACGATCGAGTAGTTGCTTGCCCTTCTCATGGGCTTCGGCCGCGATGAGCTGACGTCGCAGGCAGACGTCGAGCATGGCTGCGGACTCGGTCGCAGAGCCGATCGCCGTCGTGTAGAAACGGCTCTTGTCGGGCTTGGCGAACTTCCCTGCGCCCTCGGCGATGTTGTTGACGATCGAGGCCATCGGCCGCTCGGCGTGAGAAGCTGCGTACGGAGTTGCTGCCCGCGAGACGAGCGACAGCGCCCTCAGTTCCAGCCGCCGCCGCCGCAGCCGCCACCGCCCAGGCCGCAGGCCCCCGGGTTCGGCATGCCGCAGGCGCCGGAGCCGCACATCGCCTCGGCCGCGTTGGCCGCGCCGCCAGCGAAAGTGCTCGACAGGATGCGGCGCAGCGGCGCGCCCGTCTCGGGGTGCGCAGTGAGCGGCGGGTCGCTCATCTTCTGCTCGGTTTCGTAAACGCCTTGGACGGCGCCGTCGGGGCCCAGGATCTCGTATTCGTAGGTCGGCACCCGAGAGGTCTAGCGCTTCGTCCCGCCGAGCACCAGCGCCGGCGTGCCGGAGATGCGGCGCACCTCGCTCGCCTCGAGGGGCAGCGCGCCGACGAGCTCCCGCGCGTCGTCGAGATCGATGGCCTGGCCCGCGACCCAGGTGCGGAACGCAGCCAGCGCGGGCACGCGCAGGAGCGCAGGCAGGCGCCAGCGCGCGACGAAGTCCCGCGCGTCGTCCAGCCGGCAGCCGCGATCGGCCTCGAACACGAACAGCCGACCTCC contains:
- a CDS encoding four helix bundle protein, which gives rise to MASIVNNIAEGAGKFAKPDKSRFYTTAIGSATESAAMLDVCLRRQLIAAEAHEKGKQLLDRFVAMLVKLCRALRDG
- a CDS encoding zinc ribbon domain-containing protein — encoded protein: MPTYEYEILGPDGAVQGVYETEQKMSDPPLTAHPETGAPLRRILSSTFAGGAANAAEAMCGSGACGMPNPGACGLGGGGCGGGGWN